Below is a window of Phocoena sinus isolate mPhoSin1 chromosome 2, mPhoSin1.pri, whole genome shotgun sequence DNA.
TTCTTCCCCTTTCTCAGATCCTGTTCTTCAACAAAGGTTTACTAAACTTTTCTCTGTACCCAGCTGTGCCCTTGGCCATTCTCTGGAGCCAAGAAGCAGGCAGTCTGGGCCAGTCCTGGGGAGTTCCCAGCTTGGCTGAGGCATCAGGCCCCTTCCTCTGGGTATAACTAGACCAAAATACGGGCTGAAGTAAATGTTCACTAACTCTCCTGACATTGTTAAAATCCCAGGACCTAATCAAGGACCAATGGCTGTAAGTCCTACAAAATATCAGAATGAAGTTATGCCAGCTGGATGAATCGAGAAAGGCTTCTAGGGGAGGGGAAGTTTGTGTCAGGATAAGGTAGGATAGGATTCTGGTAGCCAGAGAAGACTGTAGACCTTCCAAGCAGAAGGTCCAACATAAGCAAAATTGGAGACTGGCTGGTTCATGCTTGTAAGGGGTGGTGAGGCCAGCCTGGCAGGGTTGAGAGTACCTGTAGGGAGGGAATGTGAGCAGAGGTGAATGAGAGCTGAGGTCAGAAGTGTGGTTTTTCTCCTGAGAGCCGGGTACTCTGATCATGTTTGGACTGGATGGGGGCAGAGTAGAGGCCAAGGTCTGTGAGGAATCTGGTGTCATGGTCAGGAAGAAGTTGCTGAGGTCTGACCAGGGCCAGGGCTGAGAAGCTGGGGAGAAAACATGGCAATGATTTCAGAGGTGGGAGGGCAGAATAGGCAGGCCTCACCTGTGGGGGATGGTGAAGGGGACGAAGGAGGAGTGTCGGAAGGTCTCCAGGATGAAGGCCTCCAAATAAGGCAGCTGGGATCTGTCGGAGAGCTGGGGCCGCCGCGCCCTGCCAATCACTGTGTCTGCAGAATACAGAGGATGGACAAGGCTTAGGGGTTGTCCAGACTGCTCCATGGCATCTGCATCCACAATCATACCAGGTGTCACTCTATCTGGTACTATGTCTGTTTACAGGTCTGAGACACACTGACCCACCCAGTATCATCTAGGCAAGGGTGGGCACCATTGTATGCCCAGGGCTTGTACTTAGTAGGTACATAACAGCTATATATAGATTGAACAGATGACCTGGGACCCCAAGGCTTCTCTCCACCAGAGGGTTAGGGCTCACTACATACCCAGCTCCTCCTGGATCTTCCTCTGTATCTCAGGATTTGTCACAAGGTACAGAAGGCTCCAGGAGATGGCTGTTGTGATCGGATCAAACCCTGGGCAGCATGGGGCAAGGttaggaaaaaaggaagacaggaaCAAGAAGGCAGCATTTACCAAGCACCCACCATGTATGTAGCAAacattgtctttctctgcctccttttccCCCAAAGCCCCTCACCCTGAATTTTCTAAGGGCAGAGGTGGAATCACCTCAGCACGAACTTGAGTCACTGCTTTCATGATTAGTTGCTGGAATTACAAGGGCCTAGACTTACAGCCCAGAGAACCTTTATTGTttagttggggaaactgaggcccagaggaggagagggactTGGCTGAGTTTTCACTGGGAGTTGGTGGTACAGCCTGGGCTCAAACCTTGAGCCTGGGCCTGGTCTCTGTGTCCTGCACCATCTGACACGTAGTTGGTGAGTTATCTGATGGACCCCGGCGCTGGGCAAGGCTGTGTGTGAACAGCAGGCACTGAGGGATGGAGGGGCAGGGGTCTGGCTCCTACCGGCTCCAAAGATGTCGTTGACAAGGTTGACAGTCTTCTTCTGGGGTATGAGGCCCCCACTAGCTCTGGAGTTATCCTCGTAGTGCTTGAGCAGGGCACCTACGATGTCCTGGACTCTGTTCTGTGGGGGCACAAGCTTAGGAGCACCCCAGCACTTCTGGGGTGGAAGTCTGGACCTTGCCCCATCCCATCTGGCACTGCCAGCTGGCCTCTGGGCAGTGGGTTGAGCTCACGACAGGAGCTGGTAGCAGCCCAAGGTAGGACTTAAAGTATCATTTCATGCCCCGTTGACTCTTCCTCCCAATAACCCCAGGGGTCCAATTTCAGAGAAGGAGGTTGGGGTGAGTACAGGGAAGTAAAGTGACACCCGAGCTGGGAATTAGTCTCTGTCTGGGTTCAGTTTCCAGCAGAAAAAAAGCCTTCTCATGATAACAGCACCCCACATTACAGGGCTCTGCCAGGGCCCCATTCACGACCTTATCTCCCTGGGGCTCGGAGCAGCCCTGAGAGGGAGGCTATAggcatgaagaaactgaggccagagagggagagggctTGGCTCCAGGTCACACAGGTGATCTGAGATGTCCCAGAGCCTTCCTAGGCCTTGGCTGCACACCAGGTGTGGGTACCTTGGAGCTGGGTAAGCGGGGCCACACACAGACTCTTGGGTGCCCTCACACTTCCCGTACCCTGGGCTTACCTTGTCAAAGTCCTGATAGCACTCCTGGACCATTTTCTGCAGGAACTGCAGGAACCTCTGGTTGAAGCTCTTGTACTTTTGCAGAGCAGGGTTGGGCAGGTATTTAAGGATGGGGAAGAAGTCCACGGGGCTCCCGGAGGAGGCAGTCTCCACGAAATCATGGGTGTTCGTCACAAGACTGACCATCTCCTCACTGCTCTGGGGGAAGTGCTGCCCGAAGCACATGGCACCAATGACCTTGGCCACGGACACCACCACGTGGTCATAGGGGTCAAAGTGCCCAGGTCCTGCCATCAGCTCCTGGAACTTGCTGATGAGGGCCTTAGCCTCCTTGCGCACATGCATCTCCAGGTAGCAGGAGGATGAGGAAGCCGGGTCTGAGGCAACGGAGAAGGACTTGAGAGCATTCTGGACCAGGCGTCGCCGGGCAGCCCACACTGGTCCAGAGTCTGGGTTGAAGGTCATACTCTGGCCATCAGCGACTAAGGTGAAGCTGTAGAGGTCAGGCCGGCCCTTGAAATCATCACCCTGCCGCACCAGGGCCTGCCGGATGGTGTCCAGGCCGCTGAGCACCAGCACGGGTGTGCAGCCAATGCGGATCTGCAGCACGTCTCCATAGCGCTGGCTCAGCCGCGACAGGGCCAAGTGTGGGCTCTTCCCCAAGGTCAGCACGTGCCCGATCAGGGGCCAGCTCCAGGGCCCTGGTGGACTCTTCAGGCCTTTAGGGACCCGAGGCTGCCAGGCCCTGACCACCCAGAATACCAGGCAGAAGGTGGCAGAGGCCAGGAGAAGCTCTGTGGCTGAGAAGGGAGTGGCCTGGGACAATGCCATTTGTACCAACTACAGGGGAAGAGAACGGAGGAGCCAGACTGAGGGACGAGATAaagccactcattcattcatttactcagtcaATAAGCACTTGTACATATTCTGTGCTTGGCTCCCAGCTGGACACCAGAAAGACTAAGTTGCATTCACTAAATTACATGGATCCTTCATCCCAGGAGCTCACCCATGGTGTATCACAGAATCTGAGCACTGGAAAAGAGCCCTGAGATTCCCAGCTTGAGCGTCTGAAATCCCAGCCCTGGCCATCCCCTTACCAATTCTGAGGCTGAAGTGATCACTTCAAAACGGAGCACTCTTGTGGACCCCAGTGCAGCGTGTATGCTGGGCATTGTACCGCGGGGATCCTTCCTGCTGATACCTCCTCATACCCTCGGAACAGGGAACTGCTCCCCGCTAGCAACACTGATGGGATCAAGGTCCCAGGGCTGATGCAAATGGCTTCTGATACCCCCTTCCCCAGGGCATTCTTTATCAAGACCAACCAGGACACCTCCTCCAAGGACAAGTCCCCATTCtctcagagtctttttttttcttggttgcatggcacagcatgtgggaatcttagttcccaaaccagtgatcaaacccgtgccccctgcagtggaggcgtggagtcctaaccactggaccaccagggaagtccacccccccgcccccagccccatcctctcACAGTCTGGAAGGCTGAGGTTGGGCTGCAGCCAGAGCCAGGGCTGCCCTCATGCCAGGTGGGGAGCCCTACCCACCTCTTCAATCCAGTCACACTAAGGGTCCTTAGAGGTGGCCCAGTCCAagcttctcatttaaaaatggggaaaccAAAGTCTGGAGCTGGGCAGCAAGAACTAgaactcaggacttccctggtggcacagtggttaagaatccacttgccatttcaggggacacgggtttgagccgtggtccagaaagatctcacatgccgcagagcaactaagcccatgcgccacaactactgagcctgtgctctagagctcgtgagccgtaactactgagcccacatgcaactactgaagcccgagtgcctagagcctgtgctccgcaacaagagaaggccccgctcgccgcaactagagaaagcccacgtgcagcaatgaagacccaatgcaaccgaaaaaaaaaaaaaaaccagaactcAGACCTCCTACACCTAACCCGGTGTTCCCCCCTATCCCTCCATCTCCACTGGTTCCCAGGATATTTGATGGGGAATCCCAAGGGCTAAGAAATGAGCCCAAGATAGGTACCTGTAGAGGCAGGTGCTTGAGATCAGCAGGATTGTGGAAGCTGATACAGAGCTTCTGGCTCTGGGTGAGTGGCCTTTCATAACTACCACCCCAATCAGGTTGGCCTTGCTGTCCCGGTCACCTGATATCAAAGTCACCAAAAAAAGTTGAAAGGATCAGCTCTTGGCCTTGGGCCATGATCCCTCAGCTCCACCTACCTCCTAGGGCCCAGGGGCAGCTCTTCTGGGGATAGGTACTATGTCCCCGGGGAGGAATGTCCAGCTCCTTTCAGAACCCAGAGTCTGGAGGTAATGCTTATTTCTCTCAAGGGCAAGGCAGGGTGCTGGGAGTGAAAGTTCTCTGGGCTAGTCCAACCTACTTTCCCATTGTACCCACGAGGAGGGACCCTGTCTGGGGGCACTCAGTCCAGGCTGATCAGCGGGGGAGACTCACTGCTCCTCTCCAGAAAGGTGCCCTGTAATACCCCTCCAACAACCTGTGAAACCAGATAAGAAATAGGTATGTTCTGACCACCTCTGAATTTCAGCCCTGGTCCTCAATCTGAAAACAAGAAATGATGAGGATCCTATATTGTAAAGAGAGGccccctcagcctcctccctctTGGTGAGAGATGGTAAAAGTGAATGAAGAAAATTCATGTTGTGGGGGCACAGCAACTGGCTTGGAATCTTCAAAGTGGTCAATgtcattaagaaagaaagaaagaaaaaaagacaagggcCTTTCCTAGAGcaaagagactaaagagacaaCCAAATGCCAAAAACGTGTGaacgttggggcttccctggtggtgcagtgattgagagtccgcctgccgatgcaggggacacgggttcgtgccccagtccgggaagatcccacatgccacggagcaaataagcctgtgcaccacaactactgagcctgcgctctacagcccgcgagccacagctactgaagcccatgtgccacaactactgaagcccgtgcgcctagaggccatgctctgcaacaagagaagccaccgcaatgagaagccccatcaccacaacgaaaagtagcccctgctcgctgcaactagagaaagcccgcgcgcagcaatgaagacacagcgcagccaaaaataaataaataaatttctaaaatacttaaaaaaacaaacaaacaaaaaacaaaaggcaaggcTGGGGAATCTGGCAAAGCCACAGGGCCTGTTTGAAGACTGTGgctgagaggaaagggaagatgtTTTCTCTCTGTACCTTCATTGGGTTCAGCTCACTCTATAAAAAAGGTCAAGGTTTGAAGTTAGAGTAGGTTTTGTAGAAaactgtttctctctgtctctctcccctcctgtcttttcctctctctctccctctctgtctctctctctctctaattacCTAAAGTCGtactttgttcagattttcttcgTTTTTGCCTAACGTCCTTTTGTCCTTTcttgttccaggatcccatcaaGGAGGACACCACATTACACTGAGTCCCCATATCTCTTTAGGTTCCCCTTGGTTGAGACATTTCTCAGACTCTTTTTTCAgaactggtcaggtattttgtagaatgtcccactATCGTGATTtgcctgatgtttttctcatggtaaGACAGGGGTTATGGGTTATTGGTAGGAAGACCACAGGAGTAAAGAGCCATTTGCATcatatcatatcaagggtacatactatcaacTTGACAGGAAGGTTGACGTTGGTGTTGGTCAGCTGGGCTGCAGTAGTGATTTTCAGGTTTCTCCATGGGAACGttactcttttcccctttctgtaCTGTGCTCCTTGGAAGGGAGTCACGTGTACAGCCCACACCAACAAATGGAGAGTTCTGCTCCCCTCCTTGAGGACAGTCTCTGTGTAAATTATTTGGACTTCTGCATAAGAGAtgagttatctttttattttaaatattttcttaaaactttattaaattacaagatacatacagaaaagtgcagaTAATCTGTAgagttcaatgaatttttttaCAGACTTAACAAAAGTCTTGTAACCAGTCCTCAGATCAAAAGACACAATGTTACCAGCACCCTAGAAACCCCTCGCGCTCTCTCCCTAAGGATAACAATGACCCCAACTTCTAATAGCATAAATTagttttgttagtttttgtttttcatgtaaatTAAATCATGCTGTGTACTTTTTTTGGCAcggaactttaaaaatttaatagatttcatttttatagcagttttaggtttacagaaaaatgaaatgaaagtacAGAGAGCTCCCATATGCCTCCTCCCCCAAtcagtttcccctgttattaacatcttgcattagtgtgatacatttattacaattggtGAGTGAATATTAATACAATATTAtcaactaaagtccatagtttacattaagatGAACTCTTTGTGTTATGCAGTTCTAtgaattttctttcacttttaaaaactgtggtaaaatataaaatttactgtttcaaacattttttttttttttttgaggtacgtgggcctctcactgttgtggcctctcccgttgcggagcacaggctccggacgcacaggctcagcggccatggctcacgggcccagccgctccgcggcatgtgggatcttcccagaccggggcacgaacccgtgttccctgcatcggcaggtggatcaaccaccgcgccaccagggaagcccccattggattgtttttaatctttagaCTTCAGCCATCCTTGAGTGTCTGTTGACTACTTCCCTTTTGAAAACCCCTCAATGTTCCCCCTAGATTTCAAGATAAAAACTGAACTCCTTTGCTTGGCACCCAAAGGCTTCTGCGGCAGCtcttgcttaacctctctggcctcGTTGCCACCACATCCCACTTGCCCCGCCTCCACTGTTTTTCTCCATATATTGATCCCTTTACTGGAAACCTGCACCCCATCCTGTGTTCCCTGGCCAACTCCTGCTCATCATTTTATACGCTGCTCAGCTGCCACCGTGCTGGCTGGGTCTGAGCCCCTCCTCTGAGATCCCACAGGCCCCAGACTGCCCTCCTCGACAGCCCCCATCATGCTGTTTCCCCCATGTACTGTGAGATCCTTGAAGGTCAAGGCAACCTCTGCTTTTCTTCAGATCTCTAGTCTCTAGCACAGGGACTGACACACAGCATGTATTTAGAAAAAGATTTGTTGAACCAATTAGCGTTCACAAGTGAGAGTGCTAGCCTGTGTTAAGAGTTTCGCGAAGACTGCTTTCAGCATTTTCCTGCATTGGTTTTATAGAAATTACAAGTCATAATCCTTACAGTTGaaatttattgagtacccactATGCCCCAAGGTCTGTGCTGTATGTTTAACACTGGCCGTCTCTTTGAGCTTCATAGCAGCGCTATGAGATGGGTACTATTATTGGCCTCATTTACAGTTGATGAAATGAAAGCCTAAagatgttaagtaattttccccaGAGCCAGAATACCGGGGAAAAGCAGTTCAGTGGGCACGGGGCAGGGGAGTGGGCAAATCAGGAAGCTATCATGAGAGAAGGCACATTGAGAGTTGACTATCCAGGGGGGAGCCCAGGGAGAGGCAGGGTGTGGCTACGGTTAGGGCGAGGGTCACTCAACAAGTTTATTTACTGCACATTCACCAGCCTGGCCAGTGGTCAGAACACAGTAAATGGCAGCCTCTTCCCTGCTTCTGTGGGGCAAGTCCTCCTCTGTGCCCTTCATCACTCCATTCTCACCTCTGTTGTGGATCTAGCCACAAAGAGCTGTAGTTTGGGGCTGGATCATCATCTAAACTAAACCCTAAATCAGACTGTGGGTCCCTTGAAGACAGAGGCTGAGTCCCATTCATCTCTGTGCCCAGACCTGGCAGAGAGGAAGGACCATGGTGGACACAGGTGCTGTGGGAAGCACAGGCAAATAATTAAAGCTGGGTCAGGTGTGTATCTCACAATCTATCATATAAGGACCGGGAGATTCAGTCCTGGACATCCAATCACCCGCTACTGCATGTGTCCACCCAGAGggcccctgccccttcctcctcaACATGTCCAAATGGATGATGTCACCTCCCTGCCCAAACACCTTCCCTCTGAGTCATCACTCCAGCTAGAAACCTGGGAATCCACAAAGACTCCTTCTCTTATTCACCTCCCACCAAACTCTCAAGATTCTACCACCTAAATACCTCTTGCGTCTGACCACTTTCTCCATCACTGTGGCGCTGCCTGGAGAAGACTCTCAGCGCCGCTTCCCACCTGGACTTTTGCAGGAACCTCCTATCTGGTATCACTGTCTCTAGGGCAGTGTTgcccagtagaactttctgtgatgatggaagtaTTCTAAGTCTGTGCTATCCAATAAGGTAGCCACCAGTCACATGTGGCTACCGAGCATTTGAAACAGCTGGTACAACAgaaatactgaatttttaattctgtttaattttaaatgtaagtacctgcatgtggctagtggctactgtattggatgGCACAGTTCTAggctccctccatcccacccctccaatcTGGGCTCCACACTGCCACCCAAGCGAACTTCCTGAAATTGCAAATCTGAGCAATCCATATCCCTTTGTAAAATCCCTTAGTACTAATTTCTTAAGACattcaaaaaccaaaccaaactccTTAGCTCAGCATGTGAGCCAGTTCCTACTCACTTCTCTCACCTTGTTTCCCACGACTCCCTCCCTCTCATGCATCTTTCCCACCAGTCAGAAGGAACTCTTAGAATTCTTCTAGTTCTCTGCCTCTGTGCATTCAGACGtgttgttccctctgcttggaacaccCTACCCTCC
It encodes the following:
- the LOC116749085 gene encoding cytochrome P450 1A2 — translated: MALSQATPFSATELLLASATFCLVFWVVRAWQPRVPKGLKSPPGPWSWPLIGHVLTLGKSPHLALSRLSQRYGDVLQIRIGCTPVLVLSGLDTIRQALVRQGDDFKGRPDLYSFTLVADGQSMTFNPDSGPVWAARRRLVQNALKSFSVASDPASSSSCYLEMHVRKEAKALISKFQELMAGPGHFDPYDHVVVSVAKVIGAMCFGQHFPQSSEEMVSLVTNTHDFVETASSGSPVDFFPILKYLPNPALQKYKSFNQRFLQFLQKMVQECYQDFDKNRVQDIVGALLKHYEDNSRASGGLIPQKKTVNLVNDIFGAGFDPITTAISWSLLYLVTNPEIQRKIQEELDTVIGRARRPQLSDRSQLPYLEAFILETFRHSSFVPFTIPHSTIKDTTLNGFYIPKERCVFINQWQVNHDPKLWGDPSEFRPERFLTAHDTTISKTLSEKMMLFGMGKRRCIGEVLAKWEIFLFLAILLQQLEFSVPPGVKVDLTPTYGLTMKPVRCKHVQARLRFPIK